Below is a window of Agathobacter rectalis ATCC 33656 DNA.
TCTCGCACTTTAAATCTTTTATTGATTGTGTTCAGAACCCGTTTTTTATCTGTGCTCCAAAGAGGTGCAACAAGTAAAGAACGTGGTCCGTCACCGGTCATGCGGTGGATAACCATATCCTTTGGAAGTCTTTCTATACAGTCTACCACAAAATCGCAGTAATCATCCAGCGTAAAAAGCTCAAATGGCTGTTTAATATACATATCAGCCAGTGGTGTGCCCTTTAGCACATGCAGCAGCTGAAGCTTAACTCCGAAAATACCGCTTTTAGCAACAAAATCAACTGATTCAAGCATCATGCCGCGTGTTTCATGAGGAAGCCCGAGTATGAGATGTGCAATAACCTTTATGCCACGGCGTCTAAGCTCATCTGTTACAATGATGAAATCATCAACACATGTATGTGTATTCATGGCATCAAGAGTAGACCGGTGAATGGTCTGAAGGCCCAACTCAACCCAAACGGGCTTTATTTCGTTTAATTCTGAGAGCAGATCATAAATTTCAGCAGAAAAACAATCTGTTCTTGTGCCGATGGAGAGCACAGCGACAGATGGATCTTCTATAGCCTCATAAAATATGCGCCGCAGATAATCTACCGGCGCATATGTGTTGGTAAAAGCCTG
It encodes the following:
- a CDS encoding TIGR01212 family radical SAM protein (This family includes YhcC from E. coli K-12, an uncharacterized radical SAM protein.): MRYYSLNRYCRDTFGEKLYKLSLDGGMTCPNRDGTLSSLGCLYCSAGGSGDFAADRSLSIKEQLSAAKEKVASKSSCEHFIAYFQAFTNTYAPVDYLRRIFYEAIEDPSVAVLSIGTRTDCFSAEIYDLLSELNEIKPVWVELGLQTIHRSTLDAMNTHTCVDDFIIVTDELRRRGIKVIAHLILGLPHETRGMMLESVDFVAKSGIFGVKLQLLHVLKGTPLADMYIKQPFELFTLDDYCDFVVDCIERLPKDMVIHRMTGDGPRSLLVAPLWSTDKKRVLNTINKRFKVRDTYQGRLNLF